Proteins co-encoded in one Corynebacterium lujinxingii genomic window:
- the ramA gene encoding acetate metabolism transcriptional regulator RamA, producing MDAQRIKDDDDAIRAALTALKTTTGIPVAMYGTLISDNRVQITQWIGLRTPALQNLTLDTGAGVGGRVVSTRRAAGVSDYTRANTISHEYDKQIQDEGLHSIVAVPVIVNREIKGVLYVGVHSPVRLGDKVIEEVTMTARCLEQDLAVNIALRSNDGEGERSGAKSGRQMSGAEWEQVRSTHSKLRMLTNRVEDEELRKELEQLCEQMVSPVHVKQTTKLSARELDVLSCVALGHTNVEAAAEMGIGAETVKSYLRSVMRKLGAHTRYEAVNAARRIGALP from the coding sequence ATGGACGCGCAACGGATCAAGGATGACGACGACGCGATCCGCGCGGCACTGACCGCGCTGAAAACGACGACCGGAATTCCCGTCGCGATGTACGGCACCCTCATCTCCGACAACCGCGTGCAGATTACCCAGTGGATCGGCCTGCGCACGCCGGCGCTGCAAAACCTCACCCTCGACACCGGCGCGGGTGTCGGTGGGCGAGTGGTGAGCACCCGCCGCGCGGCCGGTGTGTCCGACTACACCCGCGCGAACACCATCTCCCACGAGTACGACAAGCAAATCCAGGACGAGGGCCTGCACTCCATCGTCGCGGTGCCGGTGATTGTCAACCGCGAAATCAAAGGCGTGCTCTACGTCGGCGTGCACTCCCCGGTGCGCCTTGGCGACAAGGTGATCGAGGAGGTCACCATGACAGCCCGCTGCCTGGAGCAGGACTTGGCCGTGAACATCGCGCTGCGCTCCAACGACGGCGAAGGCGAGCGCTCCGGCGCGAAGTCCGGCCGCCAGATGAGCGGCGCGGAGTGGGAGCAAGTGCGCTCCACGCATTCGAAGCTGCGGATGCTGACCAACCGTGTGGAAGACGAGGAGCTACGCAAGGAACTCGAGCAGCTCTGCGAGCAGATGGTCTCTCCCGTGCACGTGAAGCAGACGACGAAGCTTTCCGCCCGCGAGCTCGACGTGCTGTCCTGTGTCGCGCTCGGCCACACGAATGTGGAAGCCGCCGCCGAGATGGGCATTGGTGCGGAAACGGTAAAGTCCTACCTGCGCAGCGTGATGCGCAAACTGGGTGCACACACGCGTTACGAGGCCGTCAACGCGGCACGTCGCATCGGCGCTCTGCCGTAG
- the cysK gene encoding cysteine synthase A, producing MAKIAKNVLDLIGGTPLVELQGITEGSKARVLAKLEFYNPANSVKDRIGKAIIEAAEASGDLKPGGTIVEATSGNTGIALALAGAAKGYKVILTMPETMSNERRVLLRAYGAEIVLTPGAAGMKGAVEKANELVEQNDGAILARQFENEANPKIHYATTGPEIWEDTDGEVDVLVAGVGTGGTISGAGKYLKEQKADVKTVAVEPAASPLLSKGEAGPHKIQGLGANFIPGTLDRSVVDEIIAVSNEDAISTSRELAVKDAVLGGISAGANVKAALEVANRPENEGKTIVVIIPDFGERYVSTVLYEDIRD from the coding sequence ATGGCGAAGATCGCAAAGAACGTTCTCGACCTCATCGGCGGCACCCCGCTCGTTGAGCTGCAGGGGATCACCGAGGGCTCCAAGGCCCGCGTGCTGGCGAAGCTTGAGTTCTACAACCCGGCAAACTCGGTGAAGGACCGCATCGGTAAGGCCATCATCGAGGCCGCTGAAGCATCCGGCGACCTGAAGCCGGGCGGCACCATCGTCGAGGCAACCTCCGGCAACACCGGTATTGCACTGGCACTCGCAGGTGCGGCGAAGGGATACAAAGTCATCCTGACCATGCCGGAGACCATGTCCAACGAGCGTCGCGTCCTGCTGCGCGCGTACGGCGCGGAGATCGTGCTCACCCCGGGCGCAGCCGGCATGAAGGGCGCGGTTGAGAAGGCCAACGAACTCGTCGAGCAGAACGACGGCGCCATCCTGGCCCGCCAGTTCGAGAACGAGGCGAACCCGAAGATCCACTACGCCACCACCGGCCCGGAGATCTGGGAGGACACCGACGGCGAGGTGGACGTGCTCGTCGCAGGTGTGGGCACCGGCGGCACCATCTCGGGCGCCGGCAAGTACCTTAAGGAGCAGAAGGCCGACGTCAAGACCGTCGCTGTCGAGCCGGCTGCGTCCCCGCTGCTGTCCAAGGGCGAGGCTGGCCCGCACAAGATCCAGGGCCTGGGCGCGAACTTCATCCCGGGCACGCTGGACCGATCGGTTGTGGACGAGATCATTGCCGTCTCCAATGAGGACGCCATCTCCACCTCCCGCGAGCTCGCGGTCAAGGACGCTGTCCTCGGCGGCATTTCCGCTGGCGCGAACGTGAAGGCTGCGCTTGAGGTCGCTAACCGTCCGGAGAACGAGGGCAAGACCATCGTTGTCATCATCCCGGACTTCGGTGAGCGCTACGTCTCCACCGTCCTGTACGAGGACATCCGCGACTAA